A single Anopheles maculipalpis chromosome 3RL, idAnoMacuDA_375_x, whole genome shotgun sequence DNA region contains:
- the LOC126565259 gene encoding uroporphyrinogen-III synthase-like, whose translation MRKVVVILKSESDNTDNYGTLLEKHGFVPVFIPTLDFSFKNLDVLRDHLLSPYKYSGLIFTSPRSITAVRDALRGQKLKDDWKTLENYSVGETSRDLIQRTLDLDTKGHHSGNASNLADFIKTDLYNKTVTMPFLFPCGNLKQDVLQNKLSEYGYSLDSVEVYETVPHRDLERSLVALFRGEREEKSDRTIDSLLFFSPSGINYCAQVFEKHRIDLTGKRIIAIGPSTKKAIENKGITVHRTAEKPSPDYVVGALLQDT comes from the coding sequence ATGCGAAAAGTGGTGGTGATACTAAAATCGGAAAGTGACAATACGGACAACTACGGAACGCTGCTCGAGAAGCACGGATTCGTACCAGTCTTCATACCGACGCTagatttttccttcaaaaattTGGATGTGTTGCGGGATCACTTACTGTCGCCTTACAAGTACTCAGGCCTTATCTTTACCAGCCCCCGTAGCATAACGGCCGTGCGGGATGCGCTGCGGGGCCAGAAGCTGAAGGACGATTGGAAAACGCTCGAAAACTACAGCGTGGGAGAAACGTCGCGCGATCTCATCCAACGTACGCTTGACCTCGACACAAAGGGCCACCATTCGGGAAATGCGAGCAATTTGGCCGACTTTATCAAAACCGATTTGTACAACAAAACCGTCACGATGCCCTTCCTTTTCCCGTGCGGAAATCTAAAGCAGGACGTACTGCAGAACAAGCTGTCCGAGTACGGTTACTCGCTCGATTCGGTAGAGGTGTACGAAACAGTACCACATCGCGATCTCGAGCGAAGTCTTGTTGCCCTCTTTCGTGGTGAGCGTGAGGAGAAAAGTGATCGGACGATCGATAGTTTACTCTTTTTTAGCCCATCCGGTATCAATTACTGTGCGCAGGTGTTTGAAAAGCATCGGATCGATTTAACCGGCAAGCGGATCATTGCGATCGGTCCAAGCACGAAGAAAGCGATCGAAAACAAGGGCATTACGGTGCACCGAACGGCTGAGAAACCATCGCCCGATTATGTCGTGGGAGCTTTACTGCAGGATACCTAA
- the LOC126564199 gene encoding uncharacterized protein LOC126564199 yields the protein MVKMKRLLAVTSATSLVVILFASNVLVTAQLQQDEAYELSDLQSVLEDKPNVDSTLTDDYVNCPPEDPVGGEQLDVQPPPSPTVSSEQLKITAATAAVGSPKFEDYAPPVKNENGRWVRLPGMRPRGDPFDQVKIVEDQQDVELQDATENLSIGNVGQVFEEATETLDGSGDDGMQLEGSQEQETVERIHVPIQKPMMPVNVASEDPSDVEIAQEKGYLKHLEAQTLYDLAEGETKAQGVKKFLEQHPEEIVLESPNYPNPYPIEINDHRNFTVDGGRGVQITIHDLDLNPTTDFLYIRAGNLEDTEEKGPVLTGTYTEPLRFLIPQTTTFTIHFVAQQDAAVKQTHRGFQLSYASFGELNSPTTPTTTEVIVPQEELQWTTKEIVMTPQMMELPSTWDEIKVALSNASNHYIESHNLTYMPSRPFDVKLLARKCPDTWRNYENCVTLEFAIPLRPIFYEPSDDDDGLAFGFGNKFLQKGFISISTTEADEPQYELDVKNLDVMWEEFGQMELQRAGYDLYIMPENSRILLTWIGISLAIVCTFLFVLYMIWKIDVFKDYRRISRSSHNTNVDDDKNELKKKEFDISMFPSPHQVVPTFFPTGDPYGGPESDAQYAYDNATMSQWPEDFNDPRYPETSFSTDHHQQQHGNQRTGPTRPYEPVSPMDLSPAPVDFNVSPVRSSRPSAGSRNNPFLSPPRVGGGGVGGPRMSTGNQPPPPPPPPGLR from the exons ATGGTTAAAATGAAAAGATTGCTGGCAGTTACTAGCGCCACGTCATTGGTTGTGATCTTGTTCG cTTCGAACGTTCTCGTAACGGCCCAGCTGCAGCAGGATGAGGCATACGAGCTGTCTGATCTGCAGTCGGTGCTGGAAGATAAGCCCAACGTTGATAGCACCCTAACGGATGACTATGTCAACTGTCCTCCTGAAGATCCGGTAGGGGGAGAGCAGCTTGATGTTCAGCCACCGCCATCACCAACAGTATCATCTGAACAACTGAAAATCACTGCCGCTACCGCTGCTGTTGGGAGTCCAAAGTTCGAAGACTATGCTCCACCGGTGAAGAATGAGAATGGCCGTTGGGTAAGACTACCGGGGATGCGCCCAAGAGGAGACCCTTTCGATCAGGTGAAAATCGTTGAAGATCAACAAGATGTTGAGTTGCAAGACGCGACGGAAAATCTTTCCATTGGTAACGTTGGACAAGTTTTTGAAGAGGCAACCGAAACACTGGATGGTTCTGGCGATGATGGCATGCAGCTGGAAGGATCTCAAGAGCAGGAAACCGTAGAGCGCATTCATGTACCAATCCAGAAGCCCATGATGCCAGTAAATGTTGCGAGTGAGGACCCTTCCGATGTGGAGATCGCCCAAGAGAAGGGTTATCTTAAGCATCTCGAAGCACAAACCCTGTACGATCTTGCGGAAGGTGAAACTAAAGCGCAAGGTGTGAAAAAATTCCTAGAGCAACATCCGGAAGAAATTGTGCTGGAATCGCCCAACTATCCGAACCCGTACCCGATCGAGATTAACGATCATCGAAA CTTCACCGTCGATGGTGGACGTGGCGTCCAGATCACAATTCACGATCTAGATCTCAATCCAACTACCGACTTCCTGTACATTCGGGCCGGAAATCTGGAAGACACCGAAGAGAAGGGTCCGGTACTGACCGGCACGTACACGGAACCGCTACGCTTTTTGATTCCACAGACGACCACGTTCACCATCCACTTCGTCGCCCAACAGGACGCGGCCGTGAAGCAGACACATCGAGGCTTTCAGCTGTCGTACGCTTCCTTCGGGGAACTAAACTCGCCAACGACACCGACCACGACGGAAGTGATCGTACCGCAGGAGGAGCTCCAGTGGACGACGAAGGAGATTGTGATGACGCCGCAAATGATGGAACTGCCGAGCACGTGGGACGAGATTAAGGTAGCGCTATCAAACGCAAGCAATCATTACATCGAAAGTCACAACTTGACGTACATGCCTAGTCG GCCGTTCGATGTGAAGCTGCTAGCGCGGAAGTGTCCCGATACGTGGCGGAACTACGAGAACTGTGTTACGTTGGAGTTTGCTATCCCTTTGCGTCCCATTTTTTACGAGCCgtcagatgatgatgatggattaGCATTCGGTTTTGGTAATAAATTCTTGCAGAAGGGTTTCATCTCAATCTCGACTACCGAAGCCGACGAACCGCAGTACGAGCTGGATGTGAAGAATCTGGATGTGATGTGGGAAGAGTTTGGCCAAATGGAGTTGCAGCGTGCCGGGTACGATCTGTACATTATGCCCGAGAACAGTCGCATCCTGCTGACGTGGATAGGGATAAGTTTGGCGATCGTGTGTACGTTCCTGTTTGTGCTGTACATGATTTGGAAGATCGACGTCTTTAAGGATTATCGCAG GATTTCACGCTCGAGCCACAACACCAACGTGGACGATGATAAAAATGAGCTGAAAAAGAAGGAGTTTGATATCTCCATGTTCCCATCGCCTCACCAGGTAGTGCCAACGTTCTTCCCCACCGGTGATCCATACGGTGGGCCTGAATCGGATGCTCAGTACG CGTACGATAATGCAACGATGAGCCAGTGGCCGGAAGACTTCAACGATCCGCGCTATCCCGAAACATCGTTCAGTACcgaccatcatcagcagcagcacggtaATCAGCGAACCGGTCCGACGCGTCCCTACGAACCCGTCTCACCGATGGACTTGTCACCCGCACCGGTCGATTTTAATG TATCGCCCGTCCGTTCCTCGCGTCCTTCAGCTGGGAGCAGAAATAATCCATTTTTATCACCACCCCGAgtaggaggaggaggagtagGAGGACCTCGAATGTCCACCGGCAAccaaccaccgccaccaccaccaccgcccggtTTAAGGTAA
- the LOC126565387 gene encoding exosome complex component CSL4: MDEESEPQTLICVPGQVLCAASEFTVAGEGTYEKLGYIHSTLAGIVQMKKREKNTYISVVSFGGGATVPIIGDIVTARITAVQHRMAKCRILCIGKAALNRTLRGIIRKEDVRATEVDRVEMHKCFRPGDIVLARVLHQIELNVFHLSTADNELGVVVALSPSSRAIWGAETIPMVPISWTEVQCPETLVKESRKVAKVVPEKGESLKKNLALF; the protein is encoded by the coding sequence ATGGATGAAGAAAGTGAGCCACAAACCCTCATATGTGTACCGGGTCAAGTGTTGTGTGCAGCGTCCGAATTCACGGTAGCCGGTGAGGGAACGTATGAAAAGCTTGGCTACATCCATTCTACGCTTGCCGGCATAGTGCAGATGAAGAAGCGCGAGAAAAACACCTACATATCCGTGGTATCgttcggtggtggtgcaaCAGTTCCAATCATAGGCGACATCGTAACGGCACGGATCACAGCCGTACAGCACCGGATGGCTAAATGCCGTATACTGTGCATTGGAAAGGCCGCCCTAAATCGCACGCTCCGAGGCATCATTCGCAAAGAGGACGTTCGTGCGACGGAGGTAGATCGCGTTGAAATGCACAAATGTTTCCGACCGGGTGATATAGTGCTGGCACGGGTGCTGCATCAAATCGAGCTGAATGTGTTTCATCTTTCCACTGCGGATAATGAACTGGGCGTTGTGGTGGCCTTATCGCCCAGCTCGCGAGCTATCTGGGGAGCGGAGACAATCCCGATGGTACCGATCAGCTGGACGGAGGTGCAGTGTCCCGAAACGCTAGTAAAGGAATCGCGCAAAGTGGCCAAGGTGGTACCGGAGAAAGGGGAATCGTTGAAGAAAAATCTAGCTTTGTTTTGA